The region AAGGTGCTTCGCAAGGTCTACCAGGACCGCGAGAAGGGCGACCTCGCGCGGGCCCGCCAGCGGGCGGTCGAGGGGCTCAGGAAATGGCCCGACGACTACGATCTCGCCGTCGAGGCGGTGCAGCTCTGTTTCGAGACGGAGGATTTCAACGAGGCGACCCGCCTGCTCAAGTCGGTGATGCGCCACCATCCGCGGGAGAAGGGCAACCTGCTCGATCTCACGCGCGAAACCTGCCTGCACACCTGGAATCCCGCGCTCGCGTGGTTCCTCCTCGAGGTGCTCGTCCGCGGTCGCGAGATCGACGCGGTGCGCGACCTGCTGCGCCGCGCCCCCGCCCCGCTGCCCGACGACCTGGCGAAACGGGCCCGGACGAGAAAACGCTCGCTCGAGGAGAACGGCCAGGGCCGGTCTCCCGGCTCGACGGACGCCGCGCTCCTCCTGGGACTCTGTCTCCTCGAGACCGGCCGCCACGCCGAGGCGGCGGCCGCCCTGGGGAGCGTCCTGCCGAAGGCGCCCGAGATCGCGCACGCCGTCGGGGAGATCCTCGTCGATCTCGAACGCGAGATCCCAGACGACGCGGAAACGAAATTCCACATCGGCCTCGCCTCGATCATCCTCGAGCATCCCGAAAAGGCCGAAACCCGGTTCTTCCAGTGCCTCGAGCTCGACGATCCGCCGCTCGACCGGCTCCGGAAGGTGCTGGAGGGGCATCCCTCGCCCTCTCCCGCGCACGATCTGCTCCTTGGCGAGACGCTCGTGCGTCTCGGCGAGACGGCGGCGGGCGTGGAGACGATCCGGCGCTTCGTCGAGGCCGCCGACGATGCGCCGCCGGACGGGGAGATCCACCGGCTTCTCACCGGCCGGGTCGGCCGCGCCGAGACGGCCGCCCGGCGGCTCGAGCTGCTCGCGGCCCGTTTCGACGCGACGATCGCCGTCGTCATGCTCTTCGCCGAAACGGCCGCGCGCATCGGCCTGGTCGCCGGGATCGTCGACGCGTTCGAGCGCTGCTACCTGCGCGACCGGTCGTGCGGCGAGGCAATCCTCCGGTGGATCGGGGAACGCGAGGAGATCCTTCTCACCGGCCCGGCGCAGCGGCTCATCGCCCGCATCCATCTCCATGACGGAGCCTGGGAGGCGGCCACCGCGGCCGTGCGGCGCTCTTTCGAGCTGGACCGCTCGCAGCTCGACGCGCTCGGCGGCATGGTCGACGAGGCGACCGCGTCGTCAGACGATCCGGCGCTGCGTCTTCTCGAGGCGGAACTCTGCGCGATGCGCGGCGACGCGGCGGAAGCCGAACGGATCGCCCGCGAGATGGAGGAGCGGGGATCGGCGGACAACGACGACCTGATGAAGATCACCGGGGCGATCCTGACGCACTGCGGCGTCAACATCGACACCGTCTCGGCCGCGGTCCAGGCCGCGATCCGCGGCGGCACGCCTGACGAGGCGCTTCCCTGGGTGCGCGAGTACATCCGGGCGGGCGGCGACCAGGAGGCCCTCGCCGAAGCGATCGCCGCGGCGGCCGACGGGCCCGGACGCTGGCCCGGCGCGGTTTCCCTCGTCGACGGGCTCGGCGACCTGGATCTCGCGCTTCCCCTGCGCATCCTCCAGGCGCGTGCGCACCTCGAGAGCGGCGCGGTCGAGCGGGCCGTCCTCGAATTCGACGGCATCATGCTTCGGAGCGCGGCCTTCCGCTTCGATCTCCTCGCCATCTACGAGGAGGCGCTCGCCCGCTTCGACGGCAACCCGACCCTGCACCTCGCCCTCTACCACCTGCATCTCGACGACGACAGGCCGGTCCAGGCGGCGCGCCACCTGTGCCGGACGCTCGAGCTCGATCCCGGACAGATCCGCGACGTCCTCGACCGTTTCAACGCCCTGGTCGAGGCGAATCCGACCGAACGCGGCCTCTGGGAAGAGATGCTCGCCGCGGCCGTACGGATGGGGCACGACGATCTCGCGCGCGAGACGCTCCGCCGCGCGGTCGCCTCGCTTCCCGAACCGGACGCGGCGGCGCTCCACATCTACGGCGCGCGCCTCTCGAGCGGCGA is a window of Candidatus Krumholzibacteriota bacterium DNA encoding:
- a CDS encoding tetratricopeptide repeat protein, whose translation is MFETQEKVLRKVYQDREKGDLARARQRAVEGLRKWPDDYDLAVEAVQLCFETEDFNEATRLLKSVMRHHPREKGNLLDLTRETCLHTWNPALAWFLLEVLVRGREIDAVRDLLRRAPAPLPDDLAKRARTRKRSLEENGQGRSPGSTDAALLLGLCLLETGRHAEAAAALGSVLPKAPEIAHAVGEILVDLEREIPDDAETKFHIGLASIILEHPEKAETRFFQCLELDDPPLDRLRKVLEGHPSPSPAHDLLLGETLVRLGETAAGVETIRRFVEAADDAPPDGEIHRLLTGRVGRAETAARRLELLAARFDATIAVVMLFAETAARIGLVAGIVDAFERCYLRDRSCGEAILRWIGEREEILLTGPAQRLIARIHLHDGAWEAATAAVRRSFELDRSQLDALGGMVDEATASSDDPALRLLEAELCAMRGDAAEAERIAREMEERGSADNDDLMKITGAILTHCGVNIDTVSAAVQAAIRGGTPDEALPWVREYIRAGGDQEALAEAIAAAADGPGRWPGAVSLVDGLGDLDLALPLRILQARAHLESGAVERAVLEFDGIMLRSAAFRFDLLAIYEEALARFDGNPTLHLALYHLHLDDDRPVQAARHLCRTLELDPGQIRDVLDRFNALVEANPTERGLWEEMLAAAVRMGHDDLARETLRRAVASLPEPDAAALHIYGARLSSGDGDSRDGLRCIALALTAPDADLRAVETELGRVIEREPENAEASFLLGDCLLRMGDEKQAVGSFERCLAVSGAFRTTIRERLEAALPRSVEPWTLSRLLGTIALNDGRSDDARRLFAAAQNGPAGEMAALGADLAAATGRAPDDTRLALLFARNRVIEKRPDEAVAILERLAGDGGDLDRPAAGILDELLGVMPDHIAANRLLATIRLRGGDVEGSLAPALRLLELENEPPEAIGEAVAPFLDALGGDPRFIVPWGRLLARRGDHGGAIKAFRRALDIDTGCWERVLAGLDAASWPETIDGERRLLRADALIAGGRHEPAFALLSAPGAARGCEAKEIFRRLEALVDAAPEPAHFPFGGQLLARAGKIDEAEAFMRRGIDILGKENALEIEIELAEMLEAAGRGERAADIFRAVLGNAPDRAGVLKRIERSSTARRRREIDGCVGRLAELSADESARLARLAVDCGEAEAAMEIAAAASLEGGVRAAILARAYLSLDRPLLALAAVGAADRRERRGDDIDAELLYIEGAASERIGDWLRAASAFGRIAALRGDWLDAVERAGRNYAKTIEMTDDAAVLEKTGALEPVAAESEDRS